AGAAAATGTTTATGGTGGAACCTTAGAATCTTGGGTGATTATTGCTCGTCCCCATGAAAACGTCGAAGCTGTTTTGCCTATCGCTTACACAGAAGCAGTCCAAGAGTATCGAGAATCTGTAGAAAACCCCATTGTTAGATCCTCCAACGGACGATAAAGTTCTAGTCAATAGTCAAGAATTGGCTATTGACTAAGACTTGGAGATTTATATGTTTTTAGAATAACTCTCAAGTCCAGAGGCGAAGTTGTATCTAAAGCTGTTTTGGCAACGAGCAATTTGCCTATTTATTCTAATTATTCAGTATAGCGATCGCTATTTGTAACTCTATAAATTTATACAAGTAAAGTAATATAATATACCTTGCTTATGTAATATAATACTACATAAGCAAATAACTTTCATAAAAGCGTTTGTGGGTTTGAATTATATAAATATTGAATTGGCTGTATTGTACAAAAATAGTGTAATATTTACACTCTTTTGCCTAAAGACATCTTGTATACTATTGAATTGTAAACAAATAAGATTGCTTAGAGAGTGATAAATTTTACCTAAAAATATAGCAAAGTTTTATTTATTGTATTCCTAATAACCATTAATCACGATACAGGCATTTAAAGATAAAAGTTTTAGTATAAAATAGTACTGTATTTTTGTTTCCGGAGGTAGTTTCTGAGTGTTGAAACTTATACGGATGAAATAACGTCTTAAGATTGAGTTAAATTAGAATATTCGTTCCTCGGCTTGGGTGCAAAATGTCCGCTTTAGCAAACCCATTGTCAACAAAAGTGTATCCCTCTCCACTCTAGACAAATTGCTGTGATCAGTTGCAAAAACATAACTTAACAAAAACTTGAAATTGGTAGAAATGACAAAAATGCTTCATAGACAGTGATTTCCGGTTCAGGGAAATTAAAGTAAAACAGCAATGTAAGAAATTCCTGCATAAATCAGGTGAATCAAGACGTAATAAAAATGGAATCACTTAACTGATTTCATGGAGCTTGATCAAATGCAGGGCAACTGCCAGTTAAAAATTTTTAAGTGGGAGCAATGGGGGTTGTGGATGCAAGCTTTAAAATTGAGTTTCGAGGAGCGCAATCTCGCTATGGCAACAGAGGCGGAAAAACTGGCGCTATATTGGCAAAAGCGGTTGGCAGCAGAATGTGCAGGGCAAAGTGAAGCTGCTAGAGAAAGTATTATTATGTGGTTGTTGGGATCTGACTCAAAACGGTTTGATCTGCTCAACCCAAAGGATCTTGAGATTGCTAAGCAAGCGATGGAATATCGCTGGAGGATTTTACATCAACGGTACTTAGAAATAGGGCGAGAACGTGCTTATCGCAATCTGATCACTCGATTAGGAAGTTTAGCAACATTACGGAATAGGATTCAAACGTGGATTGCCCTGAGTCGCGATCGCCAACGCAGTGTCATGGATGTGTTACAAGAAATACTCCAAGAATTACTGCAAAGCGATAGCTATATGCAGCAGCAAATGGCTGATATTGCAGGATTTACAACCGATAGACGATTACAGGATGCTCTACTGTTCGCAAGTGTAGAAGAATACTGCTTGCGGCCAGTACGCAATCAACCTCTATTAGCATATCGATTTGTAAATTACTTACGCCGCACTCAGCGTGGTGGCTTAACCCAAGTCCCAGGACGTGATTTGATTAGACTAGTCTCAGAAGAAATTCTTACAGACGACAGTGACAATCGAATTAACTTGGTGGATAGTCAAGCGATCGCAGAATATCAAGAGGCACAACAACTAGAAGAGCAACAAGTACTGCGTCAGTCTGTACAAAAAGAGTTTGAAAACTATTTACAAGCTAATTTAGGCGCAGAAGCAGTGGAGTGGCTACGATACTATCTGCAAGGAAAGTCTCAAGAAGAGATTGCCAAAAAACTAAATAAGCAGATTAAGGAAGTTTATCGGCTCCGAGAAAAAATTAGTTACCATGCTGTCCGCGTCTTTGCCCTGAAAGATAAACCGGAACTTGTCGAAAGTTGGCTTTCCATCTCTTTGCAAGAGCATAACTTGGGGTTAACACAAAACCAATGGCAGCAACTCTATGAAAAATTAGGTTCTCTAGGACAGCAAATTCTAGATTTGCGAAGAGCAGGTAACTCCATAGAAGCAACAGCAGAACAATTAAAACTTAAAACCCATCAAGTAATGGGTGAATGGACTAAAGTCTATCTCACAGCTCAAGCTTTAAGAACTCAGGAGTAAACTGTGAGGCTTCTAATTTACCAATTGAAGCAAGGGGGGAGATGAGGAAGAGGCAGAGGCGAGGATTTCTGTAAAAATTCTCTCTCCTCAATTTTCCTCATCATCTGAAATTCATTCTCTACTTACGTGCAAACAAGTAATATCACTAGTATAAAATAATGCGATGTTGTGGAAAGTGGATAGTCTAACTGTTATATATCAGTGTTCAATCTACAAGTTAAAGCCTAGTTACGTATTAATCCCTATCAAGGATAGAAATAATTGAATTTTTAATTAGGAAACAAAGTATCTTTATTAACTGGCGATTAAATTCAAGGCAAAATAATATAAGTATAAGAATAAACACCAGGCAATCAAACCTATGTTGTCTTCACAGGGCAAACCAACTGATACCGCAGGAATTGGCAAGCAAGTGTTAACAGCCATTCAATCTAAGTGGGAACAAGGAGACGAACGCGAGCAAATATTTCACCTGATTGATAGTCTATTGTCATTTGAGGCTTGTCTTTACCACCAAATTTTGCCCTTTGAATTAAAAGACAACAACCTTTTGCTGGGTATAGTTCATCCACAAGATAGCGAAGCGCTAGATTACGTTGGTCGCATCTTGTCTTATATCAATTGCAAAATGCAAACTGAGGCGATCGCATCTGACACTCATCGCCGAATATTATCAGCCTACCTCAACCACAAAAATACATCCCAGCCAGATGCTAAACCAGAGCATCTGCCAGCAGCGAACTTGGCCTCAAAAAATAGCCCAGTTCCCGTTGCAGAAAAACTTATTCTCTCTGCTGATACCGACTCTGAATCATCTCAGCGATCAACATTGACACTGCCTCAATCTCCAAGTCCTCAACATTCTTGGCAGCGAGTAGATTTGCCTCCCACCCCAAACCCAGATAATTTATCTCAACCTGCTAGTTTCTTAACTATTGAAAATAGCCGTCAACATGGGAATCCTTCTGAGGCAGTACCAACTGACAATTTACCTACATTGCCAGCGCAAGTTCCAGACTTATTTATACCTATTGATGAGCTACAAAGGCTACAACCTAAGAAATTACTAGAAGAATTACTAGGGCGAGTTTTAGCTGGGGGAATTGGTCGGCTGTATTTAGAAAGACAACCTTACGAAGGCAGAATTCTGTGGAGTGACAACGGAGTCTTGCAGTCAGTATTAGAAAAACTGCCGCTTTCTGTTTTCCAAGGAGTACTTAATGAATTAAAACGGTTTGTTGACTTACCTGTTACGACAATAGCAGAACCAAAACAGGTTGAGAAAGAATGTGTATATCAAGAAAACCGTTTGTTAATACGCTTACGAGTCATGCCGGGAATTTACGGCGAAGAAGCTACACTACAAGTGCTACGGGGAGCAGCATTAAAATTTTATCAACAACAACAGTTGACGCGTCTTAGTCGTGATGCTTTGGGTATTGCTCAGCAACTAAGCTTCAAGTTGCATGAACTGCAAGAACGGCTGCTTCTAAATCCCACTGTCGATACTCAGCAATTAGAAGCTTTAGTAACCCTTAATCAACTCGTGGACAATTTAGACCAACAAATAAAAATACTCTCATTAAGTAGCGATTCACCAACAAATAGCAAATTCTAACTCTGTCAGTGAAACCGCTGATTTCGATCCCATACATAGTTGTTATGTTGTAAAGGAACTTCTAGACCAATTAACCTTAGAAGTTCAGGTTAAATAAGTACAAATTTTGTGATCGTACTCTCAACAAGATTACGGTTTAAACAAATTTATAGTAGCAAAGTTAAATTTCCGCTCTTGAATCCATTTCTTGCAGATATTTCATGCAGACTGAGGTTTTTAGTGAACTTTTCCCCTTAATGAGTACAGCCAACCCACAGACGCTGGAATGGCTACTCAACGTTGCTATCGAACATGAATACCCGGCAGGAAGAGCCGTTGTCATGGAAGATGCTTGGGGTAACGCCCTTTATTTCGTAGTTTCTGGCTGGGTAAAAGTCCGCCGTACCGTCGCGGACGATTCAGTAGCTCTAGCAATATTTGGTCGGGGCGATTTTTTTGGAGAAATGGCGATTTTGGATGAATCTCCACGCTCAACCGATGTCATTGCCCTTTCTTCTGTGAAGTTGCTTAGCATCTCCAGAGAACGTTTCATTCAAATATTGTTTAAAGATCCACAATTACATCACCGGATGCTGCAACTGATGGTGCGGCGATTGCGGCAAATTAACCTGCGTCTGCAAATGCGCTCTTCACCCCCAGCCGTCAAGCTTGCTCATACGCTAGTGACTTTAAGCGAAAGTTACGGCCAGGAATCAAACTTAGGAAAGGAAATTTTTAATATTCCTTTTAAAGATTTAGCAGAGGTGACAGAAATCGGTGTTGAAGAAACCACCAAAATCATGGAAAAGCTAGATGAAAAAGGGTGGATCAAAATTGATAACGCCAACAATATTATCTATCTCATCAACTTTAAACAGTTGATTAATTTAGCCGGTAAAGTCTAATCAGTTATGAGTCCTGAGCGCTAACTTAATAAGTAGTTATCATGAACTGCGTAAACCAAAACAGATGACAACCCTTTGTGGCTTAGTGGTAAAAATCTTGAACCACTAAAATACAAAGACGAGTGCAGGTTAAGAGACTTGAGCTAACTGCCCGTAAGCAAGTTTTTCATCTCAGATTGGCAGAAATAAATATTGTCATTTTACTTCGTTCCACTCGCAGTAACAGATTTATATTTTATGATGTCAATCTACTTAGACCGCAGTTTTTAACCATTAACTCAGCACGGGCTAAACGCCCCGCTACCGCTAACACAACCAGGACTCAGCACTCAAGATGACTGAAGCAACAGCACTTCATCCCAACACCCACGTTCCAGAAACCGGGCCGATAATTTATTATCTGGTGGCAATGCCGCAACCAGAAACGCATCTGTTTGAGGTAACTTTACGCCTTTTAAATTACTCCTCGCCAATTCTCGATTTAAAACTACCAGTGTGGACACCTGGTTCTTACTTAGTACGGGAATATGCCAAGAACTTACAAGATTTTGCGGCTTTTGCGGAAAATAAGCCTTTAGCCTGGCAGAAAATCAGTAAAAACCACTGGCAGGTAGAGAAAACTGGTGTTTCAGAATTAACTGTGCGTTACCGTATTTTTGCTAACGAGCTATCGGTACGAACAAATCATTTAGATGCTACTCACGGTTATTTCAACGGTGCAGCAATATTTTTTAGAATACCGGGTTGGGAGAAACAACCAATCCGTGTAACGATCGCACCACCACATCCAGAATGGCAGATAACTACTCCTTTAGAGCCAGCTGATAACGATGCAAATACTTTTTTAGCTGGCGATTTTGATACCCTTGTCGATAGTCCATTTGAGATTGGTCGTCACAAGTTGTACGATTTTGAGGTATTGGGAAAACCACATGAATTAGCAATTTGGGGAGATGGAAATTTTCACGCCGAGCGGATGATTGCTGATATCCAGAAAATTATCCAGGTGGAAGCAGAAATATTTGGCGGCTTGCCCTACGAAAGATACGTATTTCTGCTACATTTATTTAGCCAAGCTTTCGGCGGCTTAGAGCATAAAAACTCCTGTTCTTTAATTTACCAGCGTTTTGGGTTCCGCGCTCAGGATAAGTACGATCGCTTCATACAGTTAGTAGCACACGAATTCTTCCACTTGTGGAATGTCAAGCGGATTCGTCCCAAAGCGCTAGAGGTTTTTGATTACGACCAGGAAAATTACACGCCATCCTTATGGTTTTGTGAAGGGACTACTAGTTATTACGATTTGCTAATTCCTTTGCGAGCAGGAATTTATGATGCTAAAGCGTATTTAAATAATTTGGGTAAGGAAATTACCAGATATGAAACGACTCCAGGGCGAAAGGTACAACCTGTTTCCGAGTCGAGTTTTGATGCTTGGATTAAACTCTATCGTCCAGATGCTAATAGTGGTAATTCCCAAATCTCCTACTATTTGAAAGGGGAAATGGTGTCGTTGCTGCTGGATTTACTGATTCGCTCTGCTCATGACAATCAGCGCTCTCTTGATGATGTGATGCAGAAAATGTGGCAGCAATTTGGACAAGCTGAAATTGGCTTTACCCCAAAACAGTTACAGGAAGTCATAGAATCTGTGGCAGGCAGAGATTTAAACGATTTCTTTCAACGCTACATCGATGGTACTGAGGATTTGCCCTTCAATGAGTACTTAGAAGCATTTGGTTTACAGTTGGTAGCAGAGCAAGAGGAAGAACCTTACTTGGGTGTGAAAACAAATGTTGAGAATGGGCGAGAGATAATTAAATTTGTTGAGACTGGTTCACCTGCACAAGCAGGCGGAATTGACCCAGGCGATGAGTTGTTAGCAATTAATGGCATAAAAGTAGCAGCGAATAGTTTAAGCGATCGCCTTAAAGATTATCAACCAAATAATACCGTGCAAGTCACAGTTTTTCACCAAGATGAACTACGTACTTATTCCGTTACCCTAGCGTCACCACGTCCGACTCGCTATCAAGTAAAACCTCTTGAGCGTGCTGACTCCAAGCAGCAGCAAAACTTTACTGGATGGCTTGGAGCAACACTTACAACTGTTTAATTAAGGAGATGGGGCATAGGGCATGGGGGATGGGGCAAGAGGCAGAAGTCAAGAATGATATTTGTCCCCCTTATCCCCCTTGTTCCCCGACTCCCGGCTCCCCACTCCCTACGGCGTTCCTACTGCCCCAGAGTAAACTAAACCACGTTGGAGATCCAGCGTTAGAATCGCTCCATCCCGAATTACTTGTGTCGCTTGTTTTACACCAACAATCACTGGCACACCGAGGCGCAAGCCAATAACAGCTGCATGACTTGTAAGACTTTCATCTTCTGTGATAATCCCAGCAGCTTTGCGAATCGCCTCAACAAAATCGGCACTGGTACGGGAGGCAACCAAAATATCTCCAGGATTAAAGTTACTAACATCCATACTGGTTTGAGCCACTCGTGCGCGACCGCTGACTGAGCCTTGTCCTAAACCAATTCCATGACCTAACACTGCTGTTACCACCTCAACTTTAATTAAATCTGTTGAGCCAGATATCCCTTGAAGTGTGCCAGCCGTCATCACCACTAAATCGCCTTCAGTAAGTAACTGATTCTCCTGAGCAACGTTGATAGCAGCTTGAAAAGTTTGACCTGTAGAAGGTAGTCCCAGTACCAACAGCGGTTTGACTCCCCACACCATCTGTAACTGTCGTGCTACATTTACATGGGGTGTAACTGCCAAAATTGGGGTTTTTGGTCGGAATTTGGAGACATTGCGAGCTGTTGCCCCAGTTTGTGTTAATGTCATGATTGCTGCTGCTCCTAGCTGCTCTGCAATTTGACTTACAGCTTGACTAATTGCATTAGGAATGGAACGCCTAGTATCTTTCAAAGAACGCAAGTTTGTGTTTTGCGCTTCTTCTTGCTCCATCCGTTCGGCAATTCGTGCCATTGTCGCTACAGCTTCTACTGGGTAGTTGCCGACAGCTGTTTCGTTAGAGAGCATCACTGCATCTGTGCCGTCTAGAATGGCATTTGCTACATCCGACACTTCGGCGCGAGTAGGACGGGGATTGCTCACCATACTGTCTAACATTTGGGTAGCAGTAATGATCGGAATCCCTAAGCGGTTTGCTGTGGCAATCAAGCGCTTTTGCAGCACGGGGACATCCTCAGCTGGCAACTCTACACCCAAATCGCCCCTGGCAACCATTACCCCATCACACAAAGCCAGAACTGCATCCATTTGTTCAATGGCTTCGTGCTTTTCAATTTTGGCAATTACTGGCACTTGCTTGCCTGCGCTAGAAATTAGCTCTTTAATTTCTATGAGATCCTGCGGATTGCGGACAAAGGAAAGTGCTATCCAATCTACACCTTGATCAAGACCAAACACTAAATCCTCGCGGTCTTTGTCGGTCATGGCCTTAATCGACAAGTAAACTCCGGGAAAGTTGACTCCTTTGTTGTTAGAGAGTTTACCAGCCACAGTCACACGACAATGCAAATCACCTTTGTCGCGGTTAATTTCCTCCACCAGCATTTCTACTCGTCCATCATCAAGGAGGATTTTTGCACCAACTGGAACTTCTTCTGCTAAATAATCGTAGGTAACACAGCTAATTTCGTGCGAACCGATTACGGGGCGATTGGTTAAGGTGAAGCGATCGCCTTTTGCCAAGACTATAGACCCGTTTTCAAACTTTCCCAGGCGAATTTTTGGCCCTTGTAAATCTTGAAGAATAGCCACTGGCTGATTGAGTTCAAAGGCGGTTTGCCGAATTAAGCGAATATTACGCTGATGGTCAGCATGAGTTCCGTGGGAGAAATTTAACCGCAGTGTTGTAGCTCCCGCTTCAATGATCGCCTTAAGCATTTCTGGGCTGCTGGTGGCGGGGCCAATAGTAGCGACAATTTTTGTCCGGCGTAGAGAATCTCTTAATTGCATATCAATAATTGCAGAGGGGCTGAAATTAGGGAGCTATCTAGCAAGTCATCGTAACTTTAAGTGGTATCTCCTTTTCAGTCACAGATATATCAATAAATTTAAGCAGTTAGAGAGGGTTTGTCGGGGCAACCAAGCAGTGAGATAGACTAGATATCGTACAACGCTATTGCTTTTATGCTCTCCACTGGTGATTTTTTCCCATCAAATTTTTCGCACTTGTCACACTCCACTAATCAGCAAAGACTTAGGTCTCGTCTGGAATCATAGCGTTATTCATCTACTGATTATGCAAAGCTGTAGATAAATCTTGCTATATAAAAGTTTGCAAAAGTTTATTATTTCCTCATATTTATCGTATATTCGTAATATTTGATAGAAAAGGAGTCAAGAATGCTCACGTCGGAGGCACAAAAGCCACTGACAATCCCGCCCAAGGAATTTTTAGCACCTCCCGGTGATTTGAATCCAACTCTGCTACTGTTTTTCGCAGCAGCAGGAACACTGGTGTTGTCTAACTTTGGTTATTGGCTTTGGCAATGGCCACACTGGGTGTGCTTTAGTGTTAATACTATTGCTTTGCATTGTGCTGGTACAGTAATTCACGATGCCTGTCACCAATCTGCTCATCGTAACCGAGTGATCAATGCGATGTTAGGTCATGGCAGTGCCTTAATGCTAGCTTTTGCCTTTCCAGTGTTTACGCGGGTACATTTACAACATCATGGCAATGTTAACCATCCTAAAGACGATCCAGATCATTATGTCTCTACGGGTGGGCCACTGTGGCTGATTGCAGTCAGGTTTTTATACCATGAAGTGTTTTTCTTTCAACGGCGACTGTGGCGCAAATATGAGCTACTGGAATGGTTCATTAGTCGCTTAATTGTCGGATCAATTTTTTACATCTCAGTGCAGTACCACTTTTTGGGCTATATTCTCAATTTTTGGTTCATACCAGCGTTTATTGTGGGCATAGCATTGGGATTGTTTTTTGACTATTTACCCCATCGTCCTTTTGTAGAACGCGATCGCTGGAAAAATGCTCGCGTCTATCCCCACCCAATTCTTAATATTCTGATTATGGGTCAGAATTATCACTTAGTTCATCATCTATGGCCTTCTATTCCCTGGTATAACTATCAACCTGCATACTATTTGATGAAGCCGCTTTTAGATGAAAAAGGCTGTTACCAAACTTCAGGGCTACTACAAAAAAAAGACTTTTTTGAGTTTGTTTACGACATTTTTTTAGGAATTCGGTTTCATCATCATAAAGAATGACCTAAGCATCTCAGCTAAACGATGCCATTGGTTCTCTGTCATAACTGCCCGAATATTCCATTTCAGCTAAGAGGCGCGAGTAGCGATTGCACTCTACTATCAATTTCTCAAGCTTGGAATAACGCGCTGAAGTAATTTAGTGCTTTATTACCAAAAATTTACTCTGTCCCCACCGAGGGCTGAGCAGCATAGTATTTGCTGCTCAGTTGTATAAACTCCAGCAGAGTATGCAGAAAATAGTGGCGATCGCTTATAGCATTCTCCTATCGGAACTTATGCCATGTTAGTAGGAGAAAATTTAAAGATCCCATCTGCGATTTCGCATACCTTAGCTTGATCATAAGCCATTGTTAAAAATCGTAATATATTATGTTACACAGATAAATTCCCCACTAGCATGGCGCTGTAATCACTTATAGTGATATAACCTCCTTACTGAAGCAACTAGGGGGCTTTTTTTATGATTTTATTTGGCAACCTCATCTTTTTGCTCGTAAAATCGAAAACAAAGTAAAGGTAAGTAGAAAAGAGTATCTAAATTAATGAGTCAGTCAATAAGTCAGGGCGGCAGAGCTATTATTAAATCTCAAATGGTAGATCGGATCAACGATATCGCTTGGCAAGCTCACCAGGGTAGCGTGGCTGCAATTATTCAACTATTGAATGAAAGACTAGCCAACTCTGGTGTCAGAACTAGAGCCATTTTTGCTGATGGTGTCTTACAACTTCTGTGTGAAGCAGCTAGAATAGACCAACTTGAGCAATCTCCTTTAGTAGAACAAATTCAACAAATTCTTGAGTCCATCGCACCGCGTAACATTCGTCGAGTCAATATCAACAGCCGAATTGTTAAGGAACAGCAACTACTCTGGTTGAAAGAAATTTATCGCGATCGCGAAAATCAATTGCTTTGGTCAAAGGAAATTACATTAGTTCAACCCAATATTTTAAAGCAACTAATTGCAGATTTTACAGAAGTCCAAACCGAACTAGCAAAGCCAAATTTACCTAAGACCCGCTCTTCTCGCACTTCAGTAATTATTAAAAAAAATAAATATAAAAACAAATACCAAACAAGGTTAGTAACCGCATCTAGTTTATGCTTATTGCTGTTGTCTGGCTGGCTTATTTACGCCCGATTAGGCAATAAAATGAAAAACTTAATACAATCAGAAAATCCAAAATCTTTAACTACAGCTAATACTAATAATAGTAAAGTAAAAGCACTACCGCGTAATGCTAATAATAGGACTTCTGAAACACCTGAAGACCCATTTACAACAGCTGTACGAATTGCCAACAAAGCTTCTGTATCTGGGAAAACAGCAACAACTTCAACTCAGTGGTTAGAGCTAGCTCTTAGGTGGCAACAGGCATCAGATTTAATGAGTGCAGTGCCACCAAACCATAGCCGCTATCAAGAATCTCAACTCCGCACTAAGCTATATAAAAAATATAGTGAAGCGGCGCAGAAGGAAGCAGATAACAGTAAATCTTAGTTTTTTGTTAGCTAATTTACTTTATAAGAAAGGTGAGCAATGTGAGGACGGGTAAGTACCATTCAAGCTGATAAAAGCTAATTTTAAATAAGCACAAATACCCTTCCAATTGCGTTCTATATTAGATGTCTAATTATATAGATAAGTATCTGTTTTTTAATAAATCAAGATTTTTACTGTAGAGACGCGTTAGCCGAAGGCTTTGACAGAGCCATTAATTGCATCTCTACAAATTAGACAAACTTAACTAAATACTCATCTCTAGCATCCGTTGGATTGGTCGCAGTGCAGCGATGCGGATATCCTCTGACATGGTGATTTCGGGTGTACGGTTTTTCATCGCCAAATATAGTTTTTCTAGAGTGTTTAACCGCATAAACGGACATTCGTTGCAATTACAATTATTCAGAGGCGGCGCAGGAATAAAGTGCTTATTAGGAGCAAGTTTTTGCATTTGGTGAATAATACCAGGCTCTGTAGCAACAATGAATTCTTCAGCAGGGCTGTTTTGGCAATATTTGAGTAAAGCTGCCGTAGAGCCAATAAAGCTAGCGTGGCGCAACACACTACTTTCGCATTCTGGGTGTGCGATCGCCTCTGCTTCGGGGTGGGCAATTTTTAACTGCACAATTTTCTTTTCCGAAAAGGTTTCATGCACAACACAGCTACCTTGCCAGAGTACCAAATCTCGCCCAGTCTGTTCCATGACATAGCGTCCCAAATTCCGATCTGGAGCAAAAATAATCGGCTGTTCTTTAGGTATCTGCTGCACAATCTTGACAGCGTTGGAACTAGTGCAGATGATATCGCTCATCGCCTTAATTTCGGCAGAGCAATTGATGTAAGAAACCACCAAATGATCTGGATGCGCGGCTTTAAAAGCTGCAAAGGCCTCTCCTGGACAACTATCAGCTAAAGAACAACCAGCATCCAAATCTGGTAAAAGTACTAATTTATCGGGATTAAGTATCTTTGCTGTTTCTGCCATGAAATGAACACCAGCAAAGACAATTACATCTGCATTGGTCTTTTCTGCTGTTCTGGCTAGTTGTAATGAATCTCCAATAAAGTCTGCAATATCCTGAATATCTGGCTCTTGATAATAATGCGCCAGGATAACTGCATTAAGTTCTTTTTTCAAACTTTCAATAGCAGCAAACAAATCTAGTGGTAGTTCACCCAGTTGGGTTTTATCTCGTTGAGCTAGTGCAGTGGTAAACACGGTTAGAGGTGACTTTATGTTGCAAGTTTTTGTCCTGTGGATTAATTATAGTAGTTTTTACCAAAAATAGTAGAGGATTGATTTTCTGAGGTTGTGTCCAAATCCGGCGGAGTTTTCTATGCT
This region of Nostoc sp. UHCC 0302 genomic DNA includes:
- a CDS encoding pilus assembly protein PilB, yielding MLSSQGKPTDTAGIGKQVLTAIQSKWEQGDEREQIFHLIDSLLSFEACLYHQILPFELKDNNLLLGIVHPQDSEALDYVGRILSYINCKMQTEAIASDTHRRILSAYLNHKNTSQPDAKPEHLPAANLASKNSPVPVAEKLILSADTDSESSQRSTLTLPQSPSPQHSWQRVDLPPTPNPDNLSQPASFLTIENSRQHGNPSEAVPTDNLPTLPAQVPDLFIPIDELQRLQPKKLLEELLGRVLAGGIGRLYLERQPYEGRILWSDNGVLQSVLEKLPLSVFQGVLNELKRFVDLPVTTIAEPKQVEKECVYQENRLLIRLRVMPGIYGEEATLQVLRGAALKFYQQQQLTRLSRDALGIAQQLSFKLHELQERLLLNPTVDTQQLEALVTLNQLVDNLDQQIKILSLSSDSPTNSKF
- a CDS encoding HetZ-related protein 2 is translated as MQALKLSFEERNLAMATEAEKLALYWQKRLAAECAGQSEAARESIIMWLLGSDSKRFDLLNPKDLEIAKQAMEYRWRILHQRYLEIGRERAYRNLITRLGSLATLRNRIQTWIALSRDRQRSVMDVLQEILQELLQSDSYMQQQMADIAGFTTDRRLQDALLFASVEEYCLRPVRNQPLLAYRFVNYLRRTQRGGLTQVPGRDLIRLVSEEILTDDSDNRINLVDSQAIAEYQEAQQLEEQQVLRQSVQKEFENYLQANLGAEAVEWLRYYLQGKSQEEIAKKLNKQIKEVYRLREKISYHAVRVFALKDKPELVESWLSISLQEHNLGLTQNQWQQLYEKLGSLGQQILDLRRAGNSIEATAEQLKLKTHQVMGEWTKVYLTAQALRTQE
- a CDS encoding Crp/Fnr family transcriptional regulator, producing MQTEVFSELFPLMSTANPQTLEWLLNVAIEHEYPAGRAVVMEDAWGNALYFVVSGWVKVRRTVADDSVALAIFGRGDFFGEMAILDESPRSTDVIALSSVKLLSISRERFIQILFKDPQLHHRMLQLMVRRLRQINLRLQMRSSPPAVKLAHTLVTLSESYGQESNLGKEIFNIPFKDLAEVTEIGVEETTKIMEKLDEKGWIKIDNANNIIYLINFKQLINLAGKV
- a CDS encoding M61 family metallopeptidase; protein product: MTEATALHPNTHVPETGPIIYYLVAMPQPETHLFEVTLRLLNYSSPILDLKLPVWTPGSYLVREYAKNLQDFAAFAENKPLAWQKISKNHWQVEKTGVSELTVRYRIFANELSVRTNHLDATHGYFNGAAIFFRIPGWEKQPIRVTIAPPHPEWQITTPLEPADNDANTFLAGDFDTLVDSPFEIGRHKLYDFEVLGKPHELAIWGDGNFHAERMIADIQKIIQVEAEIFGGLPYERYVFLLHLFSQAFGGLEHKNSCSLIYQRFGFRAQDKYDRFIQLVAHEFFHLWNVKRIRPKALEVFDYDQENYTPSLWFCEGTTSYYDLLIPLRAGIYDAKAYLNNLGKEITRYETTPGRKVQPVSESSFDAWIKLYRPDANSGNSQISYYLKGEMVSLLLDLLIRSAHDNQRSLDDVMQKMWQQFGQAEIGFTPKQLQEVIESVAGRDLNDFFQRYIDGTEDLPFNEYLEAFGLQLVAEQEEEPYLGVKTNVENGREIIKFVETGSPAQAGGIDPGDELLAINGIKVAANSLSDRLKDYQPNNTVQVTVFHQDELRTYSVTLASPRPTRYQVKPLERADSKQQQNFTGWLGATLTTV
- the nadA gene encoding quinolinate synthase NadA — protein: MFTTALAQRDKTQLGELPLDLFAAIESLKKELNAVILAHYYQEPDIQDIADFIGDSLQLARTAEKTNADVIVFAGVHFMAETAKILNPDKLVLLPDLDAGCSLADSCPGEAFAAFKAAHPDHLVVSYINCSAEIKAMSDIICTSSNAVKIVQQIPKEQPIIFAPDRNLGRYVMEQTGRDLVLWQGSCVVHETFSEKKIVQLKIAHPEAEAIAHPECESSVLRHASFIGSTAALLKYCQNSPAEEFIVATEPGIIHQMQKLAPNKHFIPAPPLNNCNCNECPFMRLNTLEKLYLAMKNRTPEITMSEDIRIAALRPIQRMLEMSI
- the pyk gene encoding pyruvate kinase, which translates into the protein MQLRDSLRRTKIVATIGPATSSPEMLKAIIEAGATTLRLNFSHGTHADHQRNIRLIRQTAFELNQPVAILQDLQGPKIRLGKFENGSIVLAKGDRFTLTNRPVIGSHEISCVTYDYLAEEVPVGAKILLDDGRVEMLVEEINRDKGDLHCRVTVAGKLSNNKGVNFPGVYLSIKAMTDKDREDLVFGLDQGVDWIALSFVRNPQDLIEIKELISSAGKQVPVIAKIEKHEAIEQMDAVLALCDGVMVARGDLGVELPAEDVPVLQKRLIATANRLGIPIITATQMLDSMVSNPRPTRAEVSDVANAILDGTDAVMLSNETAVGNYPVEAVATMARIAERMEQEEAQNTNLRSLKDTRRSIPNAISQAVSQIAEQLGAAAIMTLTQTGATARNVSKFRPKTPILAVTPHVNVARQLQMVWGVKPLLVLGLPSTGQTFQAAINVAQENQLLTEGDLVVMTAGTLQGISGSTDLIKVEVVTAVLGHGIGLGQGSVSGRARVAQTSMDVSNFNPGDILVASRTSADFVEAIRKAAGIITEDESLTSHAAVIGLRLGVPVIVGVKQATQVIRDGAILTLDLQRGLVYSGAVGTP
- the crtR gene encoding beta-carotene hydroxylase; its protein translation is MLTSEAQKPLTIPPKEFLAPPGDLNPTLLLFFAAAGTLVLSNFGYWLWQWPHWVCFSVNTIALHCAGTVIHDACHQSAHRNRVINAMLGHGSALMLAFAFPVFTRVHLQHHGNVNHPKDDPDHYVSTGGPLWLIAVRFLYHEVFFFQRRLWRKYELLEWFISRLIVGSIFYISVQYHFLGYILNFWFIPAFIVGIALGLFFDYLPHRPFVERDRWKNARVYPHPILNILIMGQNYHLVHHLWPSIPWYNYQPAYYLMKPLLDEKGCYQTSGLLQKKDFFEFVYDIFLGIRFHHHKE